The DNA window TGTGGGCTTGTTGCAAAAATCGGCTCTGTACATCTGCTTTACCCGAATCAACTGGCGTTACAAAATATCTAGCGCTGCGGAGGAGGTCCCCCGGGGCCGCCAAAGCCTCCGCCAGGCCCGTGGGTCATGATCTGAGCAAATTTCGTCTGTTGATCGGAGGTCAGAATTGCATAGAACTGTGCGTCAGCGAGCGAGCGTGCAAGCGTGCTCTGCCCACTAAGCTCGCCGAGCGATGCTGAGAGTTGAGTGATGGTGGCAGTGTTATCGGCTTTGACGGCGGTCTCGAGTGATTGTTGTGCGGTCAGTTCCGATGTATGTAGAGCAGCTTCGGCCGTCTCTTCGGTGGTAAATATCGTGACCGCCTGCTCTTGCTGTGTTGAAGACAGGCCGAGTAGGATCGCGTAGCGTTGGACCAATCTCTCGGCAATTTGCGCCGGAGTTGGGGAGTTCTGCGCA is part of the Granulicella aggregans genome and encodes:
- a CDS encoding Spy/CpxP family protein refolding chaperone translates to MKRTTLLIAATLAVAPILHAQNSPTPAQIAERLVQRYAILLGLSSTQQEQAVTIFTTEETAEAALHTSELTAQQSLETAVKADNTATITQLSASLGELSGQSTLARSLADAQFYAILTSDQQTKFAQIMTHGPGGGFGGPGGPPPQR